The Thalassophryne amazonica chromosome 13, fThaAma1.1, whole genome shotgun sequence genome window below encodes:
- the ggps1 gene encoding geranylgeranyl pyrophosphate synthase isoform X2 yields MLHNASLLIDDIEDNSKLRRGFPVAHSIYGIPSVINCANYVYFLGLEKVLTLEHPEAVKVFTRQLLELHRGQGLDIYWRDHYTCPTEQEYQKMVLQKTGGLFGLAVGLMQLFSDWDTDLKPLLDTLGLFFQIRDDYANLCSGDYTKSKSFCEDLTEGKFSFPIIHAIWSCPESTQVQNILRHRTESTDIKRYCVDYLEKLGSFAYTRQTLFELEAEAYRLIKEFGGNPQLESLVENLSEMHHKGEMMAGTSTEPHSSPNH; encoded by the coding sequence ATGCTGCACAATGCCAGCTTGCTCATAGACGACATTGAGGACAACTCCAAGCTGCGACGAGGCTTCCCCGTGGCTCACAGCATTTATGGCATTCCTTCAGTTATTAACTGTGCAAATTATGTTTACTTCTTGGGGTTAGAGAAGGTGCTGACCCTGGAACACCCCGAGGCTGTCAAAGTGTTTACCCGACAGCTGCTGGAGCTGCACCGCGGCCAGGGTCTGGATATCTATTGGAGGGACCACTACACCTGTCCCACTGAGCAGGAGTACCAAAAAATGGTGCTGCAGAAAACTGGAGGGCTCTTTGGTCTAGCTGTGGGCCTAATGCAGCTCTTCTCAGACTGGGACACAGACTTGAAACCCCTCCTGGATACGCTGGGCCTCTTCTTCCAGATCCGTGATGACTATGCCAACTTGTGCTCTGGTGACTACACAAAGAGCAAGAGCTTCTGTGAGGACCTGACAGAGGGCAAATTCTCCTTCCCCATCATTCATGCCATATGGTCGTGCCCAGAAAGCACTCAGGTGCAGAACATCCTTCGTCACCGCACGGAGAGCACAGACATCAAACGCTACTGTGTGGATTACCTGGAGAAGTTGGGCTCATTTGCGTACACCCGGCAGACTCTGTTTGAGTTGGAAGCTGAAGCATATCGGCTCATCAAGGAGTTTGGTGGAAACCCTCAGCTGGAGAGTCTGGTGGAAAACCTCAGCGAAATGCACCATAAGGGAGAAATGATGGCAGGAACCAGTACTGAGCCACACTCCAGCCCAAACCACTGA